One stretch of Pomacea canaliculata isolate SZHN2017 linkage group LG11, ASM307304v1, whole genome shotgun sequence DNA includes these proteins:
- the LOC112576201 gene encoding protein zer-1 homolog gives MENTWPPNVPDTLLEVCIRYCVKNLDLIATREKLYQCPKLGTMDVEDTDCLNVDHDLLYGKYEIRPGVFLTKNMCDRMVDILTEEHGPLTDDILAMFSNSQAAQLSCIDLRHSDVTCEGLQALRCQPLTELSMHCQWSCFPVIKALHRTLRSLRLDKMAAVVDPIHLRPLGLYDRGISGVISAGLEQSRESSPISVFDEDSQFFALTCPNLRKLVLQDLKLVGSPLAESFVKIMLSPLGRLTHLSLAGTSVQLEQLDCFGTLTGLVSLNISNIPISDFPTVLQNLSCLSNLRHLDLSQGDEDIIPVIYNDSDNYLKDIMSTFPALVSLDLSGTNLAGFESPDYVSHRMEATKKEKKKEERSSIPGLEGRHLEFLGLLGCAYAACSRSNIPASRVTGDANASQVLLAVHVYIDNHWLLIKSLNDLFNLFRFSTVPNHRIALEAILAAMKNYPADSSIQIAGSASLFYIAKGDQKKCITYKHKRAMISLLIKAMREHQPEQTMMRNACLTLCHLNLPDAVMFCYERLVDVLLSMLRHDYRDEFIHRLGIFLLNCLACQVDGKEKELVGNMGAVDTMLSIIERKLKGGDCDDVLEVAWSTLWNVTDETPSNCHKFMIKGGMELFLQCLQKFNDKPELLRNMMGLMGNIAEVDWLRPKLMCEEYVNVFSELLESTSDGIEVSYNACGVLSHLCFDGPQAWMIPRPSRSEVLARMEQAINRWPINSKRNINYRSFEPILRLVAYFETPQVQHWAVWALCNLTAVSPEKYCRLLEREGGREALTRVVSSQSYRRIRELAQRTLNQLDIKDLSCSSSSGQEESSEHVAHANEGMEAEEDEEVEERMSEEEEEEEDGREEEDDFLEDEDQRPDGGELDGDLDNGFVIL, from the exons ATGGAGAATACATGGCCACCGAATGTACCAGATACTCTCCTGGAAGTTTGTATTCGTTATTGTGTAAAAAATCTAGATCTTATTGCAACACGAGAAAAGTTATACCAATGTCCTAAATTAGGTACCATGGATGTTGAAGATACAGACTGTTTAAATGTGGATCATGATTTGTTGTATGGAAAGTATGAAATAAGACCAGgtgtttttttaactaaaaacaTGTGTGATCGCATGGTGGACATCCTCACTGAGGAACATGGCCCCCTGACGGATGATATTTTGGCCATGTTCTCCAACAGTCAAGCTGCGCAGCTGAGCTGCATTGATCTTCGACACTCAGATGTCACATGTGAAGGTTTGCAGGCACTCAGGTGCCAACCACTTACAGAGCTTTCCATGCATTGTCAGTGGAGCTGTTTTCCTGTTATAAAAGCTCTCCACAGAACGCTTCGATCTCTACGCCTGGACAAAATGGCAGCTGTGGTGGATCCTATACACCTGAGACCTCTGGGTCTGTACGATCGGGGAATATCAGGAGTGATAAGTGCAGGATTGGAACAATCAAGGGAGTCTAGTCCAATATCTGTATTTGATGAGGATAGCCAGTTTTTTGCACTTACTTGCCCCAATCTCCGCAAACTTGTGCTCCAAGACCTGAAGCTTGTAGGCTCACCTTTAGCAGAGAGCTTTGTGAAGATCATGCTGAGCCCTCTGGGGCGGCTGACACATCTAAGTCTGGCAGGAACGTCGGTTCAGCTTGAACAGCTTGACTGCTTTGGAACTTTAACTGGACTAGTCTCCCTTAATATCTCCAACATTCCCATTTCTGACTTCCCAACTGTTCTACAGAACCTGTCGTGCCTGTCCAACCTGAG gCATCTTGACCTGTCCCAGGGAGATGAGGATATTATTCCAGTCATCTACAATGACTCTGACAACTACCTTAAAGACATCATGAGCACTTTTCCAGCTCTTGTGTCTCTGGACTTGTCGGGCACCAACCTTGCAGGATTTGAATCACCAGATTATGTCAGCCATCGTATGGAAGCTACCAAAAA agagaaaaagaaagaagagagaagctCTATACCTGGTCTAGAAGGTCGACATCTGGAATTTCTTGGACTACTGGGCTGTGCATATGCAGCTTGCTCTCGCAGCAACATTCCGGCCTCAAGG GTGACTGGTGATGCTAATGCCAGCCAGGTATTGCTGGCTGTTCATGTGTACATAGATAACCATTGGCTGCTCATCAAGTCTCTCAATgatctttttaatcttttccgTTTCTCGACAGTGCCAAATCATCGCATTGCACTTGAG GCCATCCTGGCAGCTATGAAAAACTACCCTGCAGACAGTAGTATACAGATTGCTGGCAG TGCCTCCTTGTTCTATATAGCCAAAGGTGACCAGAAGAAGTGCATTACTTACAAACATAAAAG agccATGATATCTCTCCTCATAAAGGCCATGAGAGAACATCAACCAGAACAAACA ATGATGAGGAATGCCTGCTTGACACTTTGCCATCTAAATTTGCCTGATGCTGTG ATGTTTTGCTATGAGCGGTTAGTGGATGTCTTGCTCTCCATGCTGCGTCATGACTACCGCGATGAGTTTATCCACCGCCTGGGGATCTTCCTGTTGAATTGCCTGGCATGCCAAGTTgatggaaaagaaaaggagCTGGTTGGCAACATGGGCGCTGTTGAT ACAATGCTCAGCATCATTGAACGCAAGCTGAAGGGAGGTGACTGCGATGATGTGCTGGAAGTAGCATGGAGCACATTATGGAATGTGACAG ATGAGACACCTTCCAACTGTCATAAGTTTATGATAAAGGGAGGAATGGAGCTGTTTTTGCAGTGTCTTCAG AAATTTAATGACAAGCCAGAACTATTACGAAACATGATGGGACTAATg GGCAATATTGCTGAAGTGGACTGGCTGAGGCCCAAACTGATGTGCGAAGAATATGTCAATGTCTTTAG TGAGCTGTTGGAGTCGACAAGTGATGGCATTGAGGTCAGCTACAACGCATGTGGCGTACTGTCACATCTCTGTTTTGATGGACCTCAAGCCTGGATGATACCAAGGCCCTCTCGCTCTGAGGTGCTGGCTAGAATGGAGCAAGCCATCAACCGGTGGCCAATAAATTCAAAACGAAATATTAATTACAG ATCTTTTGAACCAATCCTCCGGCTGGTGGCATATTTTGAGACACCACAAGTTCAGCACTGGGCAGTGTGGGCCCTATGTAATCTTACAGCAGTCTCCC CGGAAAAGTACTGCCGCCTACTGGAGCGTGAAGGCGGGCGAGAGGCCCTCACCAGGGTGGTCAGCTCTCAGTCCTACCGACGCATCCGAGAACTGGCGCAGCGCACCTTGAACCAGCTGGACATTAAAGACCTCAGCTGCAGTAGCAGCAGCGGTCAGGAGGAGAGCAGCGAGCATGTGGCACATGCCAATGAGGGGATGGAAGcagaggaggatgaggaggtaGAAGAGAGGATGtctgaagaggaggaagaggaggaggatgggagggaggaggaggacgacttCTTGGAGGACGAGGACCAGAGACCAGATGGTGGTGAGCTGGATGGGGACTTGGACAATGGGTTTGTGATTCTGTGA